The proteins below are encoded in one region of Festucalex cinctus isolate MCC-2025b chromosome 2, RoL_Fcin_1.0, whole genome shotgun sequence:
- the LOC144013987 gene encoding glucose-induced degradation protein 8-B homolog isoform X1: protein MDTIIMSYAEKPDDITRDEWMDKLNNVHIQRADMNRLIMNYLVTEGFKEAAEKFRMESGIEPSVDLESLDERIKIREMILKGQIQDAIALINSLHPELLDTNRYLYFHLQQQHLIELIRLRETEAALEFAQSQLAEQGEESRECLTEMERTLALLAFDNPEESPFGDLLNMMQRQKVWSEVNQSVLDHENRESTPKLAKLLKLLLWAQNELDQKKVKYPKMTDLSKGTIEEPK, encoded by the exons ATG GATACTATCATCATGAGCTATGCAGAGAAACCAGACGACATAACAAGGgacgaatggatggataaactcaACAATGTCCATATTCAGAGAGCTGATATGAACAGACTTATTATGAACTATTTGGTGACAG AGGGCTTTAAGGAGGCGGCGGAGAAGTTCAGAATGGAGTCTGGGATCGAGCCAAGTGTGGACTTGGAATCTCTTGATGAGAGAATCAAGATCAGAGAAATGATCCTGAAGGGGCAGATCCAGGATGCCATTGCACTCATCAACAGTCTGCATCCTGAGCTGCTGGATACCAATCGCTACCTGTACTTTCACTTGCAG CAGCAGCATCTTATTGAGCTCATTCGCTTGAGGGAGACGGAAGCTGCCCTGGAATTCGCTCAGTCCCAGTTAGCAGAGCAGGGGGAGGAGAGCCGAGAATGTCTGACTGAGATGGAGAGGACGCTGGCTCTGCTGGCGTTCGATAACCCCGAGGAGTCACCGTTTGGAGATCTGCTCAATATGATGCAGAGGCAAAAG GTGTGGAGCGAAGTGAATCAATCTGTGCTTGATCATGAAAATCGGGAGTCAACACCTAAGTTGGCCAaactcctgaagctgctgctgtGGGCTCAAAATGAACTTGATCAAAAGAAAGTCAAGTATCCCAAAATGACAGACCTCAGTAAGGGGACCATCGAGGAGCCAAAATAA
- the LOC144013987 gene encoding glucose-induced degradation protein 8-B homolog isoform X2, producing the protein MSYAEKPDDITRDEWMDKLNNVHIQRADMNRLIMNYLVTEGFKEAAEKFRMESGIEPSVDLESLDERIKIREMILKGQIQDAIALINSLHPELLDTNRYLYFHLQQQHLIELIRLRETEAALEFAQSQLAEQGEESRECLTEMERTLALLAFDNPEESPFGDLLNMMQRQKVWSEVNQSVLDHENRESTPKLAKLLKLLLWAQNELDQKKVKYPKMTDLSKGTIEEPK; encoded by the exons ATGAGCTATGCAGAGAAACCAGACGACATAACAAGGgacgaatggatggataaactcaACAATGTCCATATTCAGAGAGCTGATATGAACAGACTTATTATGAACTATTTGGTGACAG AGGGCTTTAAGGAGGCGGCGGAGAAGTTCAGAATGGAGTCTGGGATCGAGCCAAGTGTGGACTTGGAATCTCTTGATGAGAGAATCAAGATCAGAGAAATGATCCTGAAGGGGCAGATCCAGGATGCCATTGCACTCATCAACAGTCTGCATCCTGAGCTGCTGGATACCAATCGCTACCTGTACTTTCACTTGCAG CAGCAGCATCTTATTGAGCTCATTCGCTTGAGGGAGACGGAAGCTGCCCTGGAATTCGCTCAGTCCCAGTTAGCAGAGCAGGGGGAGGAGAGCCGAGAATGTCTGACTGAGATGGAGAGGACGCTGGCTCTGCTGGCGTTCGATAACCCCGAGGAGTCACCGTTTGGAGATCTGCTCAATATGATGCAGAGGCAAAAG GTGTGGAGCGAAGTGAATCAATCTGTGCTTGATCATGAAAATCGGGAGTCAACACCTAAGTTGGCCAaactcctgaagctgctgctgtGGGCTCAAAATGAACTTGATCAAAAGAAAGTCAAGTATCCCAAAATGACAGACCTCAGTAAGGGGACCATCGAGGAGCCAAAATAA